A single region of the Streptomyces sp. AM 4-1-1 genome encodes:
- a CDS encoding oxygenase MpaB family protein — MTCTEASMDALRQTGDALADATVAALFERGQVGEFNTLMRYVSTAGAPLPDGLPDVAREYLEATRVPPAWVDWSEMEKARLFFIDNNVHISTALSFASMPACYVVPHVAKLLSTTHGLEYPSKRMAETGQFTVHLMQPDAFEAGSRFIPAAQKVRLLHASIRHHLRRENRWDTEVLGTPICQEDMIGGQMFFSLLVLDSLHRLGIHMSTEGAEAYYYAWRVVGAMLGVDQDAVPKSLDDARRFLDLYMIRHMGPSEEGTHLTRQLIDLYEEVVPGSFFDPIVSSLIRHLIGDTCADWLHVPHTRWDTVVKTLPHLLGVMETIEDRSPFGAWALDRLGHLATVFELSSLTRGRVMHYAIPEQLKKDYGISSAVPRGRRWTPPAATVS; from the coding sequence ATGACCTGCACCGAGGCATCGATGGACGCCCTGCGGCAGACCGGTGACGCACTCGCCGACGCCACTGTCGCCGCACTCTTCGAACGCGGTCAGGTGGGCGAGTTCAACACCCTGATGCGCTACGTCTCCACCGCAGGCGCTCCCCTGCCGGACGGTCTGCCCGACGTCGCGCGGGAGTACCTGGAGGCCACCCGAGTCCCGCCGGCCTGGGTGGACTGGTCGGAGATGGAGAAGGCCCGGTTGTTCTTCATCGACAACAACGTGCACATCTCCACCGCGCTGTCCTTCGCCTCCATGCCCGCCTGCTACGTCGTCCCTCACGTGGCAAAGCTGCTGTCGACCACCCACGGACTGGAGTACCCCTCCAAACGAATGGCGGAGACGGGCCAGTTCACCGTCCACCTGATGCAACCCGACGCCTTTGAAGCCGGCAGCCGCTTCATCCCCGCCGCCCAGAAGGTCCGCCTTCTGCATGCTTCCATCCGCCACCACCTCAGGCGCGAGAACCGATGGGACACCGAGGTGCTCGGAACGCCGATCTGCCAGGAGGACATGATCGGCGGGCAGATGTTCTTCTCCCTGCTGGTGTTGGACAGCCTGCACCGCCTCGGCATCCACATGTCCACAGAGGGTGCGGAAGCTTACTACTACGCCTGGCGTGTGGTCGGTGCCATGCTCGGCGTCGACCAGGACGCCGTGCCCAAGTCCCTCGACGACGCCCGCCGGTTCCTGGACCTGTACATGATCCGGCACATGGGTCCCTCCGAGGAGGGCACGCACCTGACCCGGCAGCTCATCGACCTCTATGAGGAAGTCGTGCCCGGCTCCTTCTTCGACCCGATCGTCTCGTCCCTGATCCGCCACCTCATCGGCGACACCTGCGCCGACTGGCTTCATGTGCCGCACACCCGTTGGGACACGGTCGTCAAGACACTGCCCCACCTCCTCGGCGTCATGGAGACCATCGAGGACCGCTCCCCGTTCGGCGCCTGGGCCTTGGACCGCCTCGGCCACCTCGCCACCGTCTTCGAACTGTCCTCCCTCACCCGCGGACGCGTCATGCACTACGCCATTCCCGAACAGCTCAAGAAGGACTACGGCATCTCCAGCGCGGTGCCCCGCGGCCGCCGGTGGACCCCGCCGGCCGCCACGGTTTCTTGA
- a CDS encoding peptidase inhibitor family I36 protein, with protein sequence MNRITALAAASILLTGALGAGSTATAAVRFPSAGSPSASYSCTGKFCIYNGWDGSGSSCQWSGDKANTADGCSFIKRGGNVRSVWNGTGGKVTYYTQTNYKKKVGSTPAGQGGNLQGNYQIRSFKH encoded by the coding sequence ATGAACCGCATCACCGCGCTCGCCGCTGCCTCGATCCTCTTGACAGGTGCCCTCGGCGCCGGCTCGACCGCGACCGCCGCTGTCCGCTTCCCATCTGCCGGCAGCCCGAGCGCCTCCTACAGCTGCACCGGAAAATTCTGCATCTACAACGGCTGGGACGGCAGCGGAAGCAGCTGTCAGTGGTCGGGCGACAAGGCGAACACCGCGGACGGCTGCTCCTTCATCAAGCGGGGCGGGAACGTCCGCTCGGTCTGGAACGGGACCGGCGGCAAGGTCACGTACTACACGCAGACCAACTACAAGAAGAAGGTCGGCTCCACCCCGGCCGGGCAGGGCGGCAACCTGCAAGGGAACTACCAGATCCGCTCCTTCAAGCACTGA
- a CDS encoding polyprenyl synthetase family protein, which yields MSDQWEPALFRTRVDELLHRFVAQEADHFTAIDPILSPVAEQLEAAVADGKRLRAAFCYWGWRAVGQPDSDALVRAAASMELVHAAATVHDDLIDDSPLRHGRPTARIALRGAVRRRPRADAASRSLAMLVGDLLMALAGQLFTTSGLPAAYLARARPLWSVMARELIAGECLEILRTGDGPDIAVSLKVIRYKTAKYTVEQPLLIGGVLAGADGRLREGYTAYGLPLGEAFQLRDDLLGLFADPERTGKANADDVRGRRPTALLAETWRLAGGDDRDRLRAALGRRHPDADDLGAVREVMRRLKAPDRIEDMISVRVEKALGVLHELDVPPHAAAALTSLARSAAHRLS from the coding sequence ATGTCTGACCAGTGGGAGCCGGCCTTGTTCAGGACCCGTGTCGATGAGCTACTGCACCGGTTCGTGGCCCAGGAGGCCGACCACTTCACCGCGATCGATCCGATCCTGAGCCCAGTGGCCGAGCAACTGGAGGCCGCGGTGGCGGACGGCAAACGGCTGCGGGCCGCGTTCTGCTACTGGGGCTGGCGCGCGGTGGGACAGCCGGACAGCGACGCGCTGGTGCGGGCAGCGGCGTCGATGGAGCTGGTGCACGCCGCCGCCACCGTGCACGACGACCTCATCGACGACAGCCCGCTACGACATGGCCGGCCCACCGCGCGCATCGCCCTGCGCGGCGCCGTCCGGCGCCGCCCGCGCGCCGACGCCGCGTCGAGGTCGCTGGCGATGCTGGTGGGAGACCTGCTGATGGCGCTCGCCGGGCAGCTGTTCACCACCAGCGGTCTGCCCGCCGCGTACCTCGCCCGGGCCCGCCCCCTGTGGTCGGTGATGGCCCGGGAGCTGATCGCGGGTGAGTGCCTGGAGATCCTGCGTACCGGAGACGGTCCGGACATCGCCGTGTCGTTGAAGGTGATCCGCTACAAGACGGCCAAGTACACCGTCGAGCAGCCCCTGTTGATCGGCGGCGTCCTGGCCGGAGCCGACGGACGGCTGCGTGAGGGATACACCGCGTACGGGCTGCCGCTGGGCGAGGCGTTCCAGCTGCGGGACGACCTGCTCGGCTTGTTCGCCGACCCGGAACGGACCGGCAAGGCCAACGCCGACGATGTGCGGGGCCGGCGGCCCACGGCCCTGCTGGCAGAGACCTGGCGCCTCGCCGGCGGCGACGACCGCGATCGGCTGCGCGCTGCGCTGGGCCGGCGTCACCCGGACGCGGACGATCTGGGCGCGGTCCGCGAGGTGATGCGCCGCCTCAAAGCGCCCGACCGCATCGAGGACATGATCAGCGTGCGGGTCGAGAAGGCGCTCGGCGTCCTCCACGAACTGGACGTACCACCACACGCCGCTGCCGCTCTGACCTCGCTGGCCCGATCGGCGGCGCACCGCTTGTCCTGA
- a CDS encoding polyprenyl synthetase — protein sequence MTPEAGRRGGVEKQAVLLVAGLADLAVSTLGTAVGTVRGLLRRSDTAELASEVEHELMARGRLVLDRYAAVPPAHLETLARHVLDRKSTDDV from the coding sequence GTGACACCGGAAGCGGGACGACGCGGCGGCGTGGAGAAGCAGGCGGTACTGCTGGTGGCCGGGCTGGCCGACCTGGCGGTGAGCACGCTGGGGACTGCCGTGGGGACGGTACGGGGGCTGCTGCGCCGCTCCGACACCGCGGAACTGGCGTCGGAGGTCGAGCACGAGCTGATGGCGCGTGGCCGGCTCGTGCTCGACCGATACGCCGCCGTGCCCCCGGCCCACCTGGAGACCCTTGCCCGGCATGTGCTGGATCGGAAGAGCACTGACGATGTCTGA
- a CDS encoding nitroreductase family protein, translating into MTDGAGRTGETGGTDGPPGSFAGENPFPSALWAEAVYSRRAIPATLATGSPAPGTAGAERDPLPQGPRLALASPPLDLMPSPGSPATLADPSVLAALLHYSYGLLQHDLTPGGRPLHRAVASARCRYPSELTLVTPTAAFRFDPLHHQLVALEGAVTGDQASGPGTSRFIVITSRFARTARLYGDYAPRLCAQEAGMLLGAVHLVATALGLRTRPGQDQETLNGLCANGLSAPAEHPMGYLEILGPVRHPADRAWPPPDLAPVLRARHSGAAIFDPGPAPSPRALLTDLGAALAAAPFTDFSCHLLVRRVTGFSPGHYVHSGGRLRQVRDGDPLELLEQIGQTEGRVSVNFRSTACTAYIAVRRGAAVARYGADAFRRLHLTAGAAAHLLCVVAARHGLSARVHNGYDAAAGERLLGLAPDEETVLFQVAVGTARPAAAFRVPVVF; encoded by the coding sequence GTGACCGACGGGGCCGGCAGGACCGGTGAGACCGGCGGGACCGATGGGCCTCCCGGGAGCTTCGCGGGCGAGAACCCGTTTCCGTCGGCACTCTGGGCGGAGGCGGTCTATTCCCGCAGGGCCATCCCGGCCACCCTCGCGACGGGCTCCCCGGCTCCGGGAACGGCCGGCGCGGAGCGCGACCCGCTCCCCCAGGGGCCGCGCCTCGCGCTCGCGTCGCCGCCGCTCGACCTGATGCCCTCCCCCGGTTCCCCGGCCACCCTCGCCGACCCGTCCGTCCTCGCCGCGCTGCTGCACTATTCCTACGGCCTGCTCCAGCACGACCTGACCCCGGGCGGCCGGCCGCTCCACCGGGCGGTGGCCTCCGCGCGGTGCCGCTACCCGAGCGAGCTCACCCTGGTCACACCCACCGCGGCGTTCCGATTCGATCCGCTCCACCACCAACTCGTAGCCCTGGAAGGGGCGGTGACCGGCGACCAGGCGAGCGGTCCCGGAACGTCCCGGTTCATCGTGATCACCAGCCGGTTCGCCCGGACGGCGCGGCTCTACGGCGACTACGCCCCGCGGCTCTGCGCCCAGGAGGCGGGGATGCTGCTGGGCGCGGTGCACCTGGTGGCCACCGCACTCGGACTGCGCACCCGGCCCGGCCAGGACCAGGAGACGCTGAACGGCCTCTGCGCGAACGGGCTGTCGGCCCCGGCGGAACACCCCATGGGCTACCTGGAGATCCTGGGACCGGTGCGGCACCCGGCCGACCGGGCCTGGCCGCCACCCGACCTGGCCCCGGTGCTCCGTGCCCGTCACTCCGGCGCCGCGATCTTCGACCCCGGACCGGCGCCCTCCCCTCGTGCGCTGCTCACCGATCTCGGCGCCGCCCTGGCCGCGGCGCCGTTCACCGACTTCTCCTGCCATCTGCTGGTCCGGCGCGTCACCGGCTTTTCCCCGGGCCACTACGTCCACAGCGGTGGCCGTCTGCGGCAGGTCCGCGACGGTGACCCGCTCGAACTGCTCGAACAGATCGGGCAGACCGAGGGCCGGGTGTCGGTGAACTTCCGCTCGACCGCCTGTACCGCCTACATCGCCGTCCGGCGCGGCGCCGCCGTCGCGCGGTACGGCGCGGACGCCTTCCGCAGACTGCACCTGACCGCGGGGGCGGCCGCACACCTGCTCTGCGTGGTCGCGGCTCGTCATGGCCTGTCCGCCCGGGTCCACAACGGCTACGACGCCGCCGCCGGCGAACGCCTGCTCGGGCTGGCCCCGGACGAGGAGACGGTGCTCTTCCAGGTGGCCGTCGGCACGGCGCGGCCGGCCGCCGCCTTCCGCGTACCGGTGGTGTTCTGA
- a CDS encoding thiomuracin/GE37468 family thiazolyl RiPP peptide, producing the protein MNENSNSSPSLAAAVADLALDLDLDSLAGDEHSQSLTAGHGMTEASASFCCAPPPNCCNCSCS; encoded by the coding sequence ATGAACGAGAACAGCAACAGCTCACCCTCGCTCGCTGCCGCGGTCGCCGACCTCGCACTGGACCTCGACCTGGATTCACTGGCCGGGGACGAGCACAGCCAGTCGCTCACGGCGGGTCACGGCATGACGGAGGCGAGTGCGTCATTCTGCTGCGCTCCGCCGCCGAACTGCTGTAACTGCAGCTGTTCCTGA